The following are from one region of the Deltaproteobacteria bacterium genome:
- the prfB gene encoding peptide chain release factor 2 (programmed frameshift) produces the protein MDLELAVKELSAKLDRLKEHLDVAGKELRLHEIDSLMAKDNFWDDQEKSTALMRERTDAVNAVDGWKALFSSLADATVLLELAREEKDEESLSEVEKEFTRIDAQIRALTLSRMLSGADDSLGAIVSVNAGAGGTDAQDWAEMLLRMYLRWTERKGYKTEVVDLQPGDEAGIKSATFTVEGLNAYGYLKLEEGVHRLVRISPFNAAAKRQTSFASVSVFPEVENNFDVAIEEKDIRIDVFRASGAGGQHVNKTSSAIRIVHLPTGIVVSCQQEKSQHRNKDLAMKVLKARLYKREKEKHEKKMQDAYEMKDDIAWGNQIRSYVLHPYQMAKDHRIKLEVSNVNSVLDGDLDQFMEGILMAGLSD, from the exons ATGGATTTGGAACTCGCAGTCAAGGAACTTTCCGCCAAACTCGACCGGCTCAAGGAGCATCTT GACGTAGCCGGAAAGGAGCTTCGGCTTCACGAAATAGATTCCCTGATGGCAAAGGACAATTTCTGGGACGACCAGGAAAAATCCACGGCCCTTATGCGTGAGCGCACCGACGCGGTGAACGCCGTTGATGGCTGGAAGGCGCTTTTCTCCTCACTTGCCGATGCTACGGTTCTTCTGGAGCTCGCCCGTGAGGAAAAGGACGAGGAGTCCCTGTCCGAGGTTGAAAAGGAGTTCACCCGCATAGACGCCCAAATCCGGGCGCTTACCCTAAGCCGGATGCTTTCCGGGGCGGATGATTCGCTGGGCGCGATAGTCTCGGTTAACGCCGGGGCAGGGGGCACCGACGCCCAGGACTGGGCCGAGATGCTGCTTCGCATGTATCTGCGCTGGACCGAGCGCAAGGGCTACAAGACCGAGGTGGTGGACCTCCAGCCTGGCGACGAGGCTGGCATCAAGAGCGCCACCTTCACCGTGGAGGGCTTGAACGCTTACGGATATCTCAAGCTGGAGGAGGGCGTCCACCGGCTGGTGCGCATCTCGCCCTTCAACGCGGCGGCCAAGCGGCAGACCTCCTTCGCCTCGGTTTCGGTGTTTCCCGAAGTGGAAAACAATTTCGACGTGGCCATAGAGGAAAAGGACATCCGCATAGACGTTTTCAGGGCCAGCGGCGCGGGCGGCCAGCACGTCAATAAAACCAGCTCCGCCATCCGCATAGTGCATCTTCCCACGGGAATAGTGGTTTCGTGCCAGCAGGAAAAAAGCCAGCACCGCAACAAGGATTTGGCCATGAAGGTTCTAAAGGCCAGGCTCTACAAGCGTGAGAAGGAAAAGCACGAAAAGAAGATGCAGGACGCCTACGAGATGAAAGACGACATAGCCTGGGGCAACCAGATACGCTCCTACGTGCTTCATCCGTACCAGATGGCCAAGGACCACCGGATAAAACTGGAAGTGAGCAACGTAAATTCGGTTCTGGACGGAGACCTGGACCAGTTCATGGAGGGCATACTAATGGCCGGGTTGTCCGACTAG